In Burkholderia sp. GAS332, one DNA window encodes the following:
- a CDS encoding NTE family protein — MGNKTHGKRNANAADQSEAPPDIPGQVVLVFQGGGALGAYQAGVYQAMHDHKVKPDWVIGTSIGAINGAIIAGNLPENRMARLTQFWNGVARRGVDAASWLLPGLANWSRDLAIVTQGVPSFFTPQLGAWASIQARVGPERAAFYSTEPLRETLSSLVDFDYLNSKATRLTVGTVNVCSGRMRYFTNRDAPMDVEHVMASAAFPPGFPSVQLEGESYWDGGIYSNTPLEAVLDDRPRCSSVIFSVQLWPSSGPEPESILQVMSRQRDIQYSSRAESHLDRQKQIHRLRHVIRELSQHIPEEKRDNPEVQALLGWGCGTTMQVLELDAPAFDNDDLNRDIDFSSSGIERRWAAGYEDTTRLLERAPWRETLDPMEGISVFRMASVAGQK, encoded by the coding sequence ATGGGCAACAAGACGCACGGCAAACGCAACGCTAACGCGGCAGACCAGTCGGAGGCCCCACCGGACATTCCCGGACAGGTTGTGCTTGTCTTTCAGGGAGGCGGCGCCCTCGGCGCGTATCAGGCGGGTGTCTATCAGGCGATGCATGACCACAAGGTCAAACCCGACTGGGTGATCGGCACGTCGATCGGGGCGATAAACGGCGCGATCATCGCCGGCAATCTGCCCGAGAACCGCATGGCGCGATTAACCCAGTTCTGGAACGGCGTGGCGCGCCGTGGCGTCGATGCGGCAAGCTGGTTGTTGCCAGGGCTCGCCAACTGGTCGCGCGACCTCGCGATCGTCACACAAGGCGTGCCGTCGTTCTTCACGCCACAGCTGGGGGCATGGGCGAGTATTCAGGCGCGCGTTGGTCCAGAGCGGGCGGCATTCTATTCGACGGAGCCACTGCGTGAAACCCTCTCTTCACTCGTCGATTTCGACTACCTGAATAGCAAGGCGACGCGATTGACGGTTGGCACGGTCAATGTCTGCAGCGGACGTATGCGGTATTTCACCAATCGCGACGCGCCGATGGACGTCGAGCACGTGATGGCATCCGCGGCTTTTCCACCCGGTTTCCCCTCGGTGCAACTGGAAGGCGAATCGTACTGGGACGGCGGCATCTACTCGAACACGCCGCTGGAAGCCGTGCTCGATGATCGGCCCCGATGCAGCTCAGTGATTTTTTCGGTGCAGTTGTGGCCATCGAGCGGTCCGGAACCTGAGTCCATCTTGCAGGTCATGAGCCGTCAGCGCGACATTCAGTATTCGAGTCGCGCGGAAAGCCATCTCGATCGACAGAAGCAGATTCACCGGCTGCGTCACGTGATTCGCGAACTCAGCCAGCATATCCCCGAAGAGAAGCGCGATAACCCGGAGGTTCAGGCGCTCCTCGGCTGGGGTTGTGGCACGACGATGCAGGTATTGGAACTCGACGCGCCGGCATTCGATAACGACGATTTGAACCGGGATATCGATTTTTCGTCGAGTGGCATCGAGCGGCGCTGGGCCGCAGGTTATGAAGACACGACCCGCTTACTGGAGCGGGCACCCTGGCGCGAGACACTGGACCCGATGGAGGGCATCTCGGTCTTTCGAATGGCCTCCGTGGCTGGTCAAAAATAA
- a CDS encoding transcriptional regulator, GntR family — MNRYETIAKNLATQIREGFLPAGTRLPSLRHLIAQYGVSQSTVFRAYSLLEQWGLVRAEERAGYFVTEGAAVNEMVRAEGLATEPRKVDISDLVFSVLESARHPDIVPLGSAFPSPQLFPTARLLKSLVSGTRSLTPWNTVEDLPPGNDHLRQQISLRYVGTGMSVSPNDILVTNGALEALNLCLMAVTRPGDLVAVESPGFYAALQAIERLDLRAVEIPVDPVSGLDLEALKSALDQHPIRACWFMPNFQNPTGTSLSAEKKRALVELLRGREVPLIEDDVYQELHFSRDRPLPAKAFDTQGLVMHCSSFSKTLAPGYRIGWTAPGRFADKVRRLKLMTTLSACIPAQAGIADYLEHGGYDKHLRSLRSSLQSQLEQMETALHKWLPSTVRWVRPTGGYLLWLQLPQSVKAMELHALAHARGISIAPGPIFSATHGFQDCIRLNFGHPWDHRFENAIRELAEILDDPSIHG, encoded by the coding sequence ATGAATCGCTACGAGACCATTGCGAAGAATCTGGCAACGCAAATTCGGGAAGGCTTTCTTCCCGCCGGAACCAGGCTTCCGTCGCTTCGCCACCTGATCGCGCAGTACGGCGTGAGCCAGTCGACGGTATTTCGCGCCTACTCGCTCCTTGAGCAGTGGGGTCTCGTGCGCGCCGAGGAGCGTGCCGGGTATTTCGTCACTGAGGGCGCCGCGGTGAACGAGATGGTTCGGGCAGAAGGACTTGCAACGGAACCAAGAAAGGTAGACATCAGCGACCTGGTGTTCTCCGTGCTCGAATCAGCCCGGCATCCAGACATTGTGCCGTTGGGTTCAGCGTTTCCCTCGCCACAGCTCTTTCCCACTGCGCGGCTTCTGAAGTCACTGGTGTCCGGCACGCGGTCGCTCACCCCATGGAACACGGTGGAAGACTTGCCGCCCGGTAACGACCATCTCCGCCAGCAAATCAGTCTTCGGTACGTTGGAACGGGCATGTCCGTGTCGCCGAACGATATTCTCGTGACAAACGGCGCCCTCGAAGCGTTGAATCTATGTTTGATGGCCGTCACCCGGCCTGGAGACCTCGTAGCAGTGGAGTCCCCGGGTTTCTACGCCGCCTTGCAAGCTATTGAGCGGCTCGACCTTCGAGCCGTAGAGATACCTGTCGACCCGGTGTCCGGTCTTGACCTCGAAGCGTTAAAAAGTGCGCTTGACCAGCATCCCATTCGAGCGTGCTGGTTCATGCCGAACTTTCAGAATCCGACCGGCACCTCCTTGTCGGCCGAGAAGAAGCGCGCTCTGGTCGAATTACTGCGTGGACGCGAAGTACCACTCATCGAAGACGACGTCTACCAGGAGCTTCATTTCAGCCGCGACCGTCCGCTGCCGGCCAAAGCGTTCGATACACAGGGGCTGGTCATGCACTGCAGTTCATTTTCAAAAACACTCGCGCCCGGCTATCGAATCGGGTGGACCGCGCCTGGACGATTCGCTGACAAAGTCCGACGCTTGAAGCTGATGACAACACTTTCCGCGTGCATTCCCGCACAAGCAGGCATTGCCGACTATCTGGAGCATGGAGGATACGACAAACACTTGCGCTCACTGCGTTCGTCGCTTCAGTCGCAGCTTGAGCAAATGGAGACGGCACTGCATAAGTGGCTGCCGAGTACAGTCAGGTGGGTGCGTCCAACGGGTGGCTATCTGCTGTGGCTACAGCTCCCGCAGTCTGTCAAAGCAATGGAACTTCACGCGTTGGCGCACGCGCGCGGTATCAGCATCGCTCCGGGGCCGATTTTCTCAGCGACGCACGGATTCCAGGACTGTATCCGGCTCAATTTCGGCCATCCTTGGGACCATCGCTTCGAAAACGCGATTCGCGAACTCGCCGAAATCCTCGACGACCCTTCTATCCACGGCTAG
- a CDS encoding sulfite reductase (NADPH) hemoprotein beta-component has product MYQYNEFDKAFVKSRAAQFRDQLERWESGRLSEDDFRPLRLQNGWYVQRHAPMLRVAVPYGELSSDQLRVLARIAREFDAPEPEVYLKAADAQGRLGTTHLPTHSAHFTTRTNVQFNWIPLSRAADVMDLLASVDMHGIQTSGNCIRNISCDERAGVAPDEIADPRPFAELMRQWTTLHPEFAFLPRKFKIAVTGAAEDRAATDWHDVGLRLLRNELGELGFRVTVGGGMGRTPMVGAVLREFLPWNQIMNYIEAVVRVYNRYGRRDNKYKARIKILVKAEGQRYIDDVEDEFREIVEHDGGPHTIAPEELARVSASFVRPALTRCESTHAARNDAPTDNPIFMRWMQRNVALHKDPALRIVTLSFKRLRQAPGDATAGQLDRLADLADRFSAGEARVTHTQNVVLPWVSADKLFALWEGARQLGLASTNVGLLTDIIACPGGDFCALANARSIPIAQALAERYQDIDELDDIGDIDVHISGCINSCGHHHSGHIGVLGVDKDGAECYQITLGGADGSAASGAAQPGKVIGPSFSAAEVPDVFEAMLRTYRELREYRDQGKYERFIETLRRTGLDPFKAAANNARVKQEVSV; this is encoded by the coding sequence ATGTATCAGTACAACGAATTCGACAAAGCCTTTGTCAAGAGCCGCGCGGCGCAGTTTCGGGACCAGCTGGAACGCTGGGAAAGCGGCCGGTTGAGTGAAGACGACTTTCGTCCGCTGCGCCTGCAGAACGGCTGGTATGTACAGCGCCACGCGCCCATGTTGCGCGTCGCAGTGCCATATGGCGAATTGTCGAGCGACCAGCTCCGCGTCCTGGCCCGCATCGCTCGAGAGTTCGACGCACCGGAGCCGGAGGTCTATCTAAAGGCCGCTGACGCTCAAGGCCGGCTGGGTACGACCCATCTACCGACACATTCAGCGCACTTCACCACACGAACCAACGTGCAGTTCAACTGGATTCCCTTGAGCCGGGCCGCTGATGTGATGGACCTTCTGGCGTCCGTCGACATGCATGGCATTCAAACCAGCGGTAACTGCATCCGCAACATCTCTTGCGACGAGCGGGCAGGGGTCGCCCCTGACGAGATTGCCGACCCACGGCCTTTCGCCGAACTCATGCGGCAATGGACGACCCTGCACCCCGAGTTCGCATTCCTTCCACGTAAATTCAAGATTGCGGTGACAGGCGCTGCAGAGGACCGCGCCGCAACTGACTGGCATGATGTCGGCCTGCGGCTCTTGCGCAATGAACTGGGCGAACTGGGTTTTCGAGTAACGGTCGGCGGAGGCATGGGGCGTACGCCAATGGTCGGCGCTGTGCTTCGCGAGTTTTTGCCCTGGAACCAGATCATGAACTACATTGAAGCGGTCGTGCGCGTGTACAACCGCTACGGAAGACGCGACAACAAGTACAAGGCGCGCATCAAGATTCTGGTTAAGGCCGAGGGGCAGCGCTACATCGACGATGTTGAGGACGAGTTTCGAGAAATCGTCGAGCACGATGGCGGCCCGCATACGATTGCGCCGGAGGAACTTGCCCGCGTGAGCGCCTCGTTCGTGCGGCCAGCGCTGACCCGTTGCGAGTCAACGCACGCTGCGAGGAACGATGCGCCAACGGATAATCCGATTTTCATGCGATGGATGCAGCGGAACGTGGCGCTCCATAAGGACCCGGCACTGCGTATCGTCACGCTGTCATTCAAGCGTCTTCGACAAGCACCCGGAGATGCAACCGCCGGGCAGTTGGATAGGCTTGCCGACCTGGCGGACCGCTTCTCAGCGGGCGAGGCACGCGTGACGCATACTCAAAATGTCGTCCTTCCATGGGTGTCTGCGGACAAGCTTTTTGCCTTGTGGGAGGGCGCTCGTCAGCTGGGTCTGGCCAGCACGAACGTTGGATTGTTGACAGATATCATCGCGTGTCCCGGAGGGGATTTTTGTGCGCTCGCCAATGCGCGTTCAATTCCAATCGCTCAGGCACTTGCTGAACGCTATCAGGACATTGACGAACTCGACGACATTGGTGATATCGATGTCCATATTAGCGGCTGCATCAACTCATGCGGTCATCACCATAGTGGGCACATTGGCGTGCTGGGCGTCGACAAGGATGGGGCGGAGTGTTACCAGATTACGCTGGGAGGGGCCGATGGGAGCGCCGCGAGTGGCGCCGCGCAACCCGGAAAAGTCATCGGTCCATCGTTCTCTGCTGCTGAGGTGCCCGATGTATTCGAGGCCATGCTCAGAACGTACCGCGAACTGCGCGAATACCGCGACCAAGGGAAATACGAACGTTTCATTGAAACATTGCGTCGGACTGGTCTTGACCCGTTCAAAGCGGCCGCGAACAATGCGCGAGTAAAACAGGAGGTGTCCGTGTGA
- a CDS encoding amino acid ABC transporter substrate-binding protein, PAAT family produces MNRRSIWLIALRGLMLAFTTMGSGYAVAQVATTATVAHRPLRVMIAPIAPFVLPQTHTPAGFSIDLWNEVARRMRVEFAWTVASAQPDLLPAVQHGDADVAISAITMTPEREKVVDFSLPYFDSGLQIMVRARNESTFLATFWSIPWRPIGQLLGVAITIVFLLANLVWLIERRNDRNFQKPYVRAIGEGLWVTMLIIATGEHGERDASNMWRRVLVPAMWLIGVVLIAQLTATVTSSQTVARLQSTIQGPDDLPGKTIGTVPGTIAADYLTQRGLPFVNVTTAAEGFRMLTQGDVQAIVYDAPTLQYWAAKRSSGVLQVVGPIFRPEKYGIAVAEGSALRKDINEALLAMYEDGTYEQIYGKWFAAAK; encoded by the coding sequence ATGAACCGGCGTTCGATATGGCTGATCGCGTTGCGTGGCCTCATGCTGGCTTTCACGACGATGGGATCCGGTTACGCCGTGGCGCAAGTGGCCACAACCGCCACAGTCGCACACCGTCCGTTGCGGGTGATGATTGCGCCGATCGCGCCGTTCGTGCTGCCACAGACTCATACACCGGCAGGCTTTAGCATCGACCTATGGAACGAAGTGGCGCGTCGCATGCGCGTCGAATTCGCATGGACCGTGGCTTCGGCGCAGCCTGATTTGCTGCCCGCCGTGCAGCACGGTGACGCAGACGTCGCGATATCCGCTATCACCATGACGCCGGAACGCGAAAAGGTCGTGGACTTCTCCCTGCCTTATTTCGACTCCGGATTACAGATCATGGTGCGCGCCCGGAACGAAAGTACGTTTCTGGCCACATTCTGGTCCATTCCGTGGCGGCCCATTGGTCAGCTGCTGGGCGTGGCGATCACTATCGTCTTCCTGCTCGCCAATCTGGTCTGGCTGATCGAACGCAGGAATGATCGCAATTTTCAGAAACCCTATGTGCGGGCGATCGGCGAAGGTCTATGGGTGACGATGTTAATCATTGCAACAGGCGAGCACGGCGAACGCGATGCAAGCAACATGTGGCGGCGCGTCCTGGTGCCCGCGATGTGGTTGATCGGCGTCGTGTTGATTGCCCAACTGACGGCAACGGTCACCTCATCGCAAACCGTCGCACGCCTCCAGTCAACCATTCAAGGCCCGGACGATCTTCCAGGCAAAACAATTGGCACGGTACCGGGGACCATTGCCGCGGATTACCTGACCCAACGCGGCTTGCCATTTGTCAACGTGACCACCGCGGCTGAGGGATTCCGCATGCTCACGCAAGGCGACGTGCAGGCCATTGTCTATGATGCGCCGACCCTTCAGTACTGGGCGGCGAAACGCAGCAGTGGCGTCTTGCAAGTCGTCGGACCGATCTTCCGCCCGGAAAAATACGGCATTGCCGTGGCTGAGGGCAGCGCGTTGCGCAAGGATATCAACGAGGCGCTGCTCGCGATGTACGAGGATGGAACCTACGAACAAATCTACGGCAAGTGGTTTGCAGCGGCGAAATAG